The Pyxidicoccus sp. MSG2 DNA segment GGCCTCTCCATGCTCGCGGAGGTGCTCTACCGTGACGGGTCCCCCTCATTCCGCGACGGCACCGTCAACGGACAGCCGGTCCGCGAGTGGTCCCGCTCGGGCTGGGGCTACGTCGTGCAGGCGGGCTACATGCTCACCTCGAAGTTCGAGGCCACCGGGCGCTTCGACGTGCAGCGGGTGGACTCGGACAGCGACCCCGCGCTCATCACCCAGGTGGACCAGCAGGGACGCGAGCTGGGCGCGGGCCTGAACCTCTACCTGAACGGGCATGCCTTCAAGTTCCAGGGGGACTACGCCTATCAGTTCGGACGGACGGGGCCGGCACGGCACCTCGTCCGGCTCCAGCTCGACGCGTCCTTCTGACCCGCCATCGCCGCGGACTCAGCGACTCGAAGACGCCGCCTTGTTGGCGGGCTCCTCGCGCAGGAGCTGGACGGCGCGCTCCAGCAACTCGTCACGGCCCGCCTGGAGTCCCGCCACCGTCGGCCGCAGCTTCACGTGGGGCTCGAGCCCCTTGCGCTGCAGCTGCCGTCCATCCCCGTGGAGCACCTGCTGTCCGGTGAGATAGAAGGTGATGCCGCCGGGCAGCACCGCCTGGGTGACGTCGCCATTGGTGCCCGCGGTGGCGCTGCCCAGGAAGACGGTGTCCGCCGCGGCCTCCAGCATCAACCCGGTGTGCTCGGCCTGGCTGATGGTTCGCGAGTCGATGAGCGTCACCGTGCGGCCCCGGTACCTGGGACTTTCCACCTCTGGCAGCGAATCGCTGAGCGTCAGCCAGCCCGCGTGCTGGCCTCCCGCCAACGGGCGCTCGTACCGGGCATAGGGGCGCGAGCCCTTCACGTCGAAGTAGGGCCCGAGTGCCCACATCGTGCCGCGCGGGTAGCCGCGCAGGTCGAACACGATGCCGCGGGTGTCCTTGAGCTTCTCGAACATCGCGGGCACCTGCGGGGCCTCCAGCTTCTCCAGGTCCACGAAGCCGATGTTCCCCTCCAGCACCCGGTAGGGCTCCTCCTTCGAGGGAGGCAGCTTCCACCGGGGCGTACGGATGAGCTTCACCTCCCTGGCCCCCTGGGCGCCGCGCACGCCGAGGACGACCGTGGAGCCCTCCTCTCCCCCGAGCGTGCGCAGCAGGGTCATGTCCCGGCGATGACCGGGCAGGGAGCCCGACACGTACGGGGCGAACCGCCGCACCCGCGCTTCGATGGGCTCGCCGTCAACCTTCTCGATGATGTCGCCCGGCACGAGTCCGGGCGCGGACTGCGCATCGAGCACCTCCACCACCACGGCCTTGCCGTCGATGTCCGTCACCCAGACCGGCGGGGCGACGCCGAAGAAGCGCTGGAGCTCCGGATGGCCTCGCACCGAGGCGTGGCCGTCCTGGAGCCACGTGGCCGCCTCGGCCAGCGCGAGCACGTACGCCGTCGCGTCCTTCGCCGCATCCAGCTTCTCGAGCAGCTCCGGCAGGCGGGCGTCCCACGGCCGGTCCATCAGGTCCGGGTAGGCGAAGAAGAAGCGCACCACCGTCCACAGCTTGGCCCCGGCCAGCAGCCGCATCTCCCGGGAGGGCTGGAGCGCGTCCTTGTAGCTCGGCTCCGGGCGCCAGGCGACCGTGGGCCGAGGGGCCACCGCCACGCCGGCCTTCCGCTTGGGGGGACGGGCGGCCAGCATGAGCGCCTGGCGCATCCCTTCGTCCGGCCCATCCAGACGCGCTCGCGCGGGCCGCTTCACGTCCGCCTCCAGGGGCAGCACCGTCTCATTGAGACTCACCAGCGCGTGATACCCCTCGCCCAGCGGCACGGTGTCCTGCGTGTTCGTGGCGCCCTCGTTGAGCGGGCCCTCGGCCACCAGGAGCGCCTTCCCACGGGCGCGCAGGGCCAGGATGGACAAGTCGATGGCGGAGTCCTCGTCGACCAGGAAGACGAGCAGGGCCGGCTTCTTGCCCGGAGTGCCCGTGACCACTTCGTCCGCGGGCGACGTGAGCTCGGTTCGATAGAAGCCCTGCGCGCCATCCTGCGGCCTCAGGCCCAGGTGGTGCACCTCGCGCAGGCCGGGAACGCTCAGCTCGCCGTCGATGAAGTGCGGTAGCAGCCCCGGCACCATCCACGAAAGGCCATAGCGCTGCAGTCCTCGCATGCGCAGGTCCATCACCACCGCGCGAGCCTTCGCGGCGTCCGCGTCCAGCGTCGCTTGCAGCTCCTGCATGGAGGCCTCCCCCTGGGGCCCCAGGAGGTTGCGCAGGTCGAGCACGAGGACGTCCTTCTCCCAGCTCTTGAGCGCACGCAGGGTGGGGGCCGGGCCGGAGGAGGCGGGGGGCTTCTCACGCTCCACCAGCGTGGCCGAGTCCCCGAGGGCCGCGAGCATGCCCTGGACCGCGGCGGCATAGGCCTCCGCGTCCCGCGCTGCCTCCACCCTGGGCAGCGCGGAGAGGAAGGCAGCGTCCCACTCGGCGGGCATGGAGAAGGCCCGCGGGTGGCGGAAACGAACCTCGCCCCACAGCTTCACCAGGCGCACCCGGCGTTCGGCGCGGAGCGCCTCGGGCGAGGCCGTGGCGGGAACCTGCGCCAGGGCATTTCCCGTGAGGAGCAGGGCACCCAGACCCAGCCATGAGACCCATCGCAGCCAACCGCTCTTCATCGTGCCAACCCCTTGTCGCGGGAACCCGCGAGCGTAGCCCAGCCCCGAGGGGCCTCCGGATGTGACCCGGCCTGCCGGTGAATGGACATACACGTGGAAGTCTTACCTGACCCGGGCAGCGGAGGGCCATTTCCGGGCGTGATAGACTTCGGCGCATGGACAGGGTCGCGCTCTTCTTCTGGCTGGGCATGCTGTTCGTCGCGGTCAACATCATGTGGGCGCTGGCCCAGGCGGTGGTCGCGAGCGCGTTCGGCGCCCGGCCGCTGACGGTGCAGGTCGGCTACGGGCCGAAGCTGCTGGCGTGGCGCATGGCCGGAATCGGCTGGAGCCTCCACCCCATCGTCCTGGGCAGCTCCGCGTCATTCACTCCAGAGGCCGAGGACGGCGCGGACGCGACGAGCCTCAAGAGCCGGCTCAACAAGCTGCCCCCGCCACTCCATGCCCTGTCCCTGGCCATCCCCTGGTATGTGCAGATTGGCGTCGCCATGGCGTGCCTGGGCCCCGCGGAGGGCTTCCACCAGTTCACCGAGGGTTTCCCCGCGGTGTTCAACATCCCCGCGCTGCCAGGCCGCGTGGAGCGCTTCGTCGGACTGCTGCGTGACGGAGAGGTGCTTCGCGCGTGGGGCATCATGAGCGCCCGGATGGCCGCGCTGAACCTGCTGCCCATCCCCACGCTGGCGGGAGGCTACCTGATGCTCCTTCCCTGGCGCGACAAGTCTCCGACGTGGGTGCGCCCCGTCGCCATCGCACTGCTCGCCGTCGTGCTGCCCTGGGCCGGGTACGTGGCGTACCTCTTCGTCCGGGCCATCCTCTAAGCCAACTTCGTCGGATCGCCGAGCGTCGCGTTGAGCGCGACGGCTTTGCGCACGAGTCGACGCGCCAGGGCAGCGTCAATCGACATGCCCTCGCCCAATACCAGATTCGCCATCTCGTATTTGCCGCCGGGCTTGAGGCGCGGCTCGATGTCGCGCAATCGCTGCCCGCGCCAGAAACCGAACAACACGCGCTGTTCCTCCGCGCGGATCAACAACACGGGCCCGTTCGACAGATAGACGAGGTGCCCCCATTTCACGACTTCATCGAGCCCGCGCACCGCATGCACGGCGGCCCGCAGATGCTCGACGCAGTCGCGTTGCCAACCGGC contains these protein-coding regions:
- a CDS encoding DUF1801 domain-containing protein, with the protein product MQKSKPAANPEAYVVALAGWQRDCVEHLRAAVHAVRGLDEVVKWGHLVYLSNGPVLLIRAEEQRVLFGFWRGQRLRDIEPRLKPGGKYEMANLVLGEGMSIDAALARRLVRKAVALNATLGDPTKLA
- a CDS encoding S41 family peptidase, whose amino-acid sequence is MKSGWLRWVSWLGLGALLLTGNALAQVPATASPEALRAERRVRLVKLWGEVRFRHPRAFSMPAEWDAAFLSALPRVEAARDAEAYAAAVQGMLAALGDSATLVEREKPPASSGPAPTLRALKSWEKDVLVLDLRNLLGPQGEASMQELQATLDADAAKARAVVMDLRMRGLQRYGLSWMVPGLLPHFIDGELSVPGLREVHHLGLRPQDGAQGFYRTELTSPADEVVTGTPGKKPALLVFLVDEDSAIDLSILALRARGKALLVAEGPLNEGATNTQDTVPLGEGYHALVSLNETVLPLEADVKRPARARLDGPDEGMRQALMLAARPPKRKAGVAVAPRPTVAWRPEPSYKDALQPSREMRLLAGAKLWTVVRFFFAYPDLMDRPWDARLPELLEKLDAAKDATAYVLALAEAATWLQDGHASVRGHPELQRFFGVAPPVWVTDIDGKAVVVEVLDAQSAPGLVPGDIIEKVDGEPIEARVRRFAPYVSGSLPGHRRDMTLLRTLGGEEGSTVVLGVRGAQGAREVKLIRTPRWKLPPSKEEPYRVLEGNIGFVDLEKLEAPQVPAMFEKLKDTRGIVFDLRGYPRGTMWALGPYFDVKGSRPYARYERPLAGGQHAGWLTLSDSLPEVESPRYRGRTVTLIDSRTISQAEHTGLMLEAAADTVFLGSATAGTNGDVTQAVLPGGITFYLTGQQVLHGDGRQLQRKGLEPHVKLRPTVAGLQAGRDELLERAVQLLREEPANKAASSSR